One window of Mediterraneibacter gnavus ATCC 29149 genomic DNA carries:
- a CDS encoding [FeFe] hydrogenase, group A produces the protein MGYMTINNRRVAFTDEKNVLSVIRKSGIDLSTFCYHSELSTYGACRMCVVEDDRGKIFASCSEVPRDGMVIYTHTPRLQHHRKMILELLLSSHCRDCTTCTENGVCTLQKLSRQLGIDEVRFENHKPILPLDESSECIVRDPNKCILCGDCVRTCEEIQGLGILDFAFRGSKMQVMPAFDRAMSQTDCVGCGQCRVVCPTGAISIKQDIAPVWTALADKDTRVIAQIAPAVRVAIGDKFGIPKGENTLGRLVAALRMIGFDEIYDTNFGADLTVMEESKELVERLESGENLPLFTSCCPAWVKFCENRYPQFRKNLSTCRSPQAMFGALLKEEARTEEKKAAQEGTKNRKTVVISIMPCTAKKAEIKRPEHFTEGKQDVDYVLTTTEVTRMIQEAGIDLSRIEPEALDMPFGLSSGAGAIFGVTGGVTEAVLRRLKNNSSSEVLDAISFTGIRGVDGIKEASVDLNGREVKIAVVNGLHCAKELLDRMKDGEVHYDFVEVMACKRGCIAGGGQPVPIGPRTKKARLEGIYKIDSMAQIKLSNENPIVATVYNGILKGKEHKLLHNPTVAVGQGQDQE, from the coding sequence ATGGGATATATGACAATTAATAACAGACGGGTAGCATTTACAGATGAGAAAAATGTCCTTTCTGTAATCCGAAAATCAGGAATTGATCTTTCTACGTTCTGCTATCACTCGGAACTGTCAACATACGGCGCCTGTCGTATGTGCGTGGTGGAAGACGACAGGGGGAAGATTTTTGCATCCTGCTCCGAAGTACCAAGAGACGGAATGGTGATCTATACGCATACACCACGGCTGCAGCATCACAGAAAGATGATCCTCGAATTGCTGCTTTCTTCTCACTGCAGAGACTGTACGACCTGTACCGAGAACGGAGTCTGTACGTTGCAGAAACTGTCCCGCCAGCTGGGGATTGACGAGGTGAGATTTGAGAATCACAAACCAATTCTGCCGTTGGATGAGTCTTCAGAATGTATTGTGAGAGATCCCAACAAATGCATTCTGTGTGGAGATTGTGTAAGAACCTGTGAGGAGATCCAGGGACTGGGGATTCTTGATTTTGCCTTCCGTGGTTCCAAGATGCAGGTAATGCCGGCATTTGACCGGGCGATGTCTCAGACAGACTGTGTGGGATGCGGACAGTGCCGGGTCGTATGTCCGACCGGAGCTATCAGTATTAAGCAGGATATTGCTCCTGTCTGGACAGCCCTGGCAGATAAAGATACCCGTGTGATCGCACAGATTGCGCCCGCAGTCCGCGTGGCAATTGGTGACAAATTTGGAATTCCGAAAGGTGAGAATACGCTGGGGCGGTTGGTGGCAGCTCTGAGAATGATTGGATTTGACGAAATCTATGATACCAATTTTGGAGCAGATCTTACCGTGATGGAAGAGTCAAAAGAACTGGTAGAGCGTCTGGAATCCGGGGAGAATCTTCCGCTGTTTACTTCCTGCTGTCCGGCATGGGTAAAATTCTGTGAGAACCGTTATCCTCAGTTTCGCAAGAATCTCTCCACCTGCCGTTCCCCGCAGGCGATGTTTGGGGCGCTTCTGAAAGAAGAAGCCAGAACAGAAGAGAAAAAGGCAGCGCAGGAAGGAACGAAGAACCGCAAAACAGTTGTGATTTCGATCATGCCGTGTACTGCAAAGAAAGCAGAGATCAAACGTCCGGAGCATTTTACCGAAGGAAAGCAGGATGTAGATTATGTACTTACAACAACAGAAGTAACACGGATGATTCAGGAAGCTGGTATTGATCTTTCCCGGATTGAACCGGAAGCGCTGGATATGCCGTTTGGACTTTCATCCGGTGCCGGAGCAATCTTTGGTGTGACCGGTGGCGTGACAGAAGCTGTTCTGCGCCGGCTGAAAAACAACAGCAGTTCGGAAGTGCTGGATGCAATCAGTTTTACCGGAATCCGCGGTGTGGACGGAATCAAGGAGGCATCGGTAGATCTGAACGGGCGAGAAGTAAAAATTGCAGTCGTAAATGGACTGCATTGCGCCAAAGAACTGCTGGATCGGATGAAAGACGGAGAAGTGCATTATGACTTTGTAGAAGTGATGGCATGCAAGAGAGGATGCATTGCAGGGGGCGGACAGCCGGTTCCGATTGGACCGAGGACGAAGAAAGCCCGTCTGGAAGGCATTTACAAGATCGACAGCATGGCACAGATCAAGCTGTCCAATGAGAATCCGATCGTGGCAACGGTATATAATGGAATTTTAAAAGGCAAGGAGCATAAATTGCTGCATAATCCAACTGTTGCTGTTGGGCAAGGTCAGGATCAGGAGTAA
- a CDS encoding copper homeostasis protein CutC, with amino-acid sequence MNYILETCADSVQSAIEAKKGGANRIELCSNLVIGGTSPGESLFRQVKEQTGLNVRVLLRPRFGDFCYDNYEFRMILDEVRMFRKLGADGIVIGILNPDGTLNMEQMKALVEEAGDMGITLHRAFDVCRDPYEAMEQCISLGIDTILTSGQKSSAWEGRDLIKDLVKKSAGRIEILAGAGINPESIAKLAPYTNARAYHMSGKVVIDSRMEFRREGVPMGIPGFSEFEIWQTSAENIRKAVQVLQEL; translated from the coding sequence ATGAATTACATTTTAGAGACATGTGCGGACAGTGTGCAGTCCGCGATCGAAGCGAAAAAAGGCGGAGCGAACAGAATCGAGCTCTGTTCCAATCTGGTGATCGGAGGGACTTCCCCGGGAGAATCCCTATTCCGTCAGGTGAAGGAGCAGACAGGTTTAAATGTGCGTGTACTTCTTCGTCCAAGATTTGGGGATTTCTGTTATGATAACTACGAGTTTCGTATGATTCTGGATGAAGTCAGAATGTTCCGTAAACTGGGGGCGGACGGCATTGTGATCGGAATTTTGAATCCGGACGGAACTTTGAATATGGAGCAGATGAAGGCTCTTGTGGAAGAAGCGGGGGACATGGGAATTACGCTGCACCGTGCCTTTGATGTTTGCCGGGATCCTTATGAGGCAATGGAGCAGTGTATTTCACTGGGGATTGATACGATCCTTACAAGCGGACAGAAAAGCTCTGCCTGGGAGGGACGTGATCTGATCAAGGATCTGGTGAAGAAAAGTGCAGGCAGGATCGAGATTCTGGCGGGGGCAGGTATCAATCCGGAGAGTATCGCAAAACTGGCTCCTTACACAAATGCGAGGGCATACCATATGTCCGGGAAAGTCGTGATTGACAGCCGGATGGAGTTTCGGAGAGAAGGTGTACCGATGGGGATTCCGGGATTCAGTGAATTTGAGATCTGGCAGACTTCGGCAGAGAACATCCGTAAAGCAGTACAGGTGCTTCAGGAACTTTAG
- a CDS encoding NADH-quinone oxidoreductase subunit NuoF: MKRIENREILQQVRKETSEKIEKSRCRILICAGTGCLAGGSGEIYEKMCELTAENPDVDVFFGPEIAHTEAEQKTGPVEVKKSGCHGFCEMGPLMRIEPMGILYTKVQLSDCEEIFHRTIERGDVIRHLLFKQDGIEYKKQEEIPFYKKQTRNVLKNCGHIDSEHIQEYIAAGGYRALEKVLFEMTPAQVIEEISESNLRGRGGGGFPTGYKWSQVARQPEKVRYIVCNGDEGDPGAFMDRSIMEGDPHKMIEGMMIGAYAVGARDGYIYVRAEYPLAISRLKLAISQAEECGLLGDLILGTDFSFHLHINRGAGAFVCGEGSALTASIEGSRGMPRVKPPRTVEKGLFAKPTVLNNVETFANVPMIINEGAGWFKSIGPENSPGTKAFALTGSVKHTGLIEVPMGTSLREVIYDIGGGIKEDGKFKAVQIGGPSGGCLVTRHLDVNLDFDSLKKMGAMIGSGGLVVMDDHTCMVEVARFFMNFTQNESCGKCVPCREGTKRMLEILERIVAGNGKLEDLDLLEELANMITETALCGLGKSAALPVVSTLKLFRDEYVEHVVDKKCVSHTCTALRRYIISPERCKGCSKCARNCPVGAISGRIKEPFVIDNDKCIKCGACESSCAFGAIHIEE; encoded by the coding sequence ATGAAGAGAATTGAAAACAGAGAGATTCTGCAGCAGGTCCGAAAAGAAACTTCAGAAAAGATTGAAAAAAGCCGATGCCGGATTTTAATCTGTGCGGGAACCGGCTGTCTGGCAGGTGGTTCCGGGGAGATTTATGAGAAAATGTGTGAGCTCACCGCAGAGAATCCGGATGTGGATGTGTTCTTTGGACCGGAGATCGCTCACACAGAGGCAGAACAAAAGACGGGACCTGTGGAAGTGAAAAAGAGCGGATGTCATGGGTTTTGTGAAATGGGACCGCTGATGCGGATTGAACCGATGGGGATTTTGTATACCAAAGTCCAGTTGAGTGATTGTGAAGAGATTTTTCACCGGACAATTGAACGGGGAGATGTGATTCGGCATCTCTTATTTAAACAGGATGGAATTGAATATAAGAAACAGGAAGAGATCCCGTTTTATAAAAAGCAGACAAGAAATGTTCTCAAAAACTGCGGACATATCGATTCGGAGCATATTCAGGAATACATAGCTGCAGGCGGATACCGTGCCCTGGAGAAGGTGCTTTTTGAGATGACTCCTGCACAGGTGATCGAGGAGATTTCGGAATCCAACTTACGAGGCCGGGGAGGCGGCGGATTCCCGACCGGATATAAGTGGTCACAGGTAGCACGCCAGCCGGAGAAGGTGCGTTACATTGTCTGTAACGGAGACGAGGGGGATCCGGGAGCTTTTATGGACCGCAGTATTATGGAAGGCGATCCGCACAAGATGATCGAGGGTATGATGATCGGGGCTTATGCGGTAGGTGCAAGAGATGGCTATATTTATGTGCGGGCAGAGTATCCGCTGGCGATCAGTCGGTTGAAGCTGGCGATCAGCCAGGCAGAAGAGTGCGGACTTTTAGGTGATCTCATTCTGGGTACAGATTTTTCATTCCATCTCCATATCAATCGCGGGGCGGGAGCATTTGTCTGCGGCGAGGGAAGTGCATTGACAGCGTCCATTGAAGGCAGCAGAGGAATGCCGCGTGTGAAACCTCCTCGTACTGTAGAGAAGGGATTGTTTGCGAAACCTACGGTGCTTAATAATGTAGAGACATTTGCCAATGTCCCGATGATCATCAATGAGGGAGCCGGATGGTTTAAGAGTATTGGACCTGAGAACAGTCCGGGTACAAAGGCATTTGCGCTGACCGGAAGTGTGAAGCATACCGGTCTGATCGAGGTGCCGATGGGGACTTCCTTAAGAGAGGTGATTTACGATATCGGCGGCGGAATCAAAGAGGACGGTAAATTTAAGGCAGTACAGATCGGCGGACCGTCCGGCGGATGTCTGGTTACAAGGCATCTGGATGTCAATCTGGATTTTGATTCTCTTAAGAAGATGGGAGCAATGATCGGTTCCGGCGGTCTGGTTGTCATGGATGACCACACTTGTATGGTGGAGGTTGCCCGGTTCTTTATGAATTTTACGCAGAATGAGAGCTGTGGAAAATGTGTGCCGTGCAGGGAAGGTACCAAGCGGATGCTGGAGATTCTGGAGCGGATCGTGGCAGGCAACGGAAAACTGGAAGATCTGGATCTTCTGGAGGAACTGGCAAATATGATTACAGAGACAGCTCTTTGCGGTCTCGGGAAGAGTGCGGCTCTGCCTGTTGTGAGTACATTGAAATTGTTCCGGGATGAGTATGTGGAGCATGTGGTGGATAAGAAGTGCGTTTCTCATACTTGTACAGCACTTAGAAGATACATTATCAGTCCGGAGCGCTGCAAGGGATGTTCCAAGTGCGCAAGAAACTGTCCGGTGGGAGCGATCAGCGGAAGAATCAAAGAACCGTTTGTAATTGACAATGACAAGTGCATCAAGTGCGGAGCGTGTGAGAGTTCCTGTGCGTTCGGTGCCATTCATATAGAAGAGTAG
- a CDS encoding complex I 24 kDa subunit family protein, whose protein sequence is MLDQSYYDKADEIVASHGAYQESLIPIIQDIQSEYRYLPPELLSYVAEKIGISEAKAYSVATFYENFSFEPKGKYVIKVCNGTACHVRKSIPILERLYSELGISGEKNTTDDMLFTVETVSCLGACGLAPVLTVNDTVYPKMTPDAAAELIHELRGA, encoded by the coding sequence ATGTTAGATCAAAGCTACTATGACAAAGCAGATGAGATCGTTGCATCACATGGAGCTTATCAGGAATCTCTGATTCCGATCATTCAGGATATCCAGAGCGAATATCGCTACCTGCCGCCAGAGCTTTTAAGCTATGTTGCGGAAAAAATCGGCATCAGTGAGGCCAAAGCGTACAGTGTGGCAACATTTTATGAGAATTTCTCATTTGAACCAAAAGGAAAATATGTCATTAAGGTCTGTAATGGTACAGCATGTCATGTGAGAAAATCAATTCCGATTCTGGAAAGGCTCTACAGTGAGCTGGGGATTTCCGGAGAGAAGAATACAACAGATGATATGCTGTTTACTGTTGAGACGGTTTCCTGCTTAGGAGCCTGTGGACTTGCGCCTGTTTTGACGGTGAATGATACGGTTTATCCGAAGATGACGCCGGATGCGGCAGCGGAACTGATTCACGAGTTGAGAGGAGCGTAA
- a CDS encoding LysR substrate-binding domain-containing protein: protein MLRPLGIEYIPRLAAGFLKANPGQDIQFTFHTGVTQYLLDGLAARKYDLVFCSQPSEEHKFTAVPIQKQNLILITPQSHPLSAKDSVDLVETIPYPQIFFEKSAGIRNVIDQMFARTGASPKIAYETEEDQVIAGLVAQGFGIAVVPYMDILQKLNVNILQIRSPNYERAFFMVHNDCVFIPPVVQKFRQFVLDDGMMLTEEPA from the coding sequence ATGCTCAGGCCTCTTGGAATCGAATACATTCCCCGTCTGGCTGCCGGTTTCCTGAAAGCGAACCCGGGACAGGACATCCAGTTTACTTTTCATACAGGTGTCACGCAATATCTTCTGGATGGTCTGGCTGCACGAAAATATGATCTTGTATTCTGCTCTCAGCCATCTGAAGAACACAAATTTACAGCGGTTCCGATACAGAAGCAGAATCTGATCCTGATCACACCGCAGTCTCATCCACTGTCTGCTAAGGACAGCGTGGATCTTGTTGAGACCATTCCTTATCCGCAGATCTTCTTTGAAAAGAGCGCCGGTATCCGAAATGTCATTGACCAGATGTTTGCCAGGACAGGCGCCTCTCCTAAAATAGCCTATGAGACCGAAGAAGATCAGGTCATTGCAGGTCTGGTCGCACAGGGATTCGGTATCGCTGTTGTACCTTATATGGATATTTTACAGAAACTGAACGTCAACATTCTTCAGATCCGCTCTCCAAATTATGAGCGGGCATTCTTTATGGTGCATAATGACTGCGTATTTATACCGCCTGTAGTACAGAAATTCCGTCAGTTTGTGTTGGATGACGGGATGATGCTGACAGAGGAACCTGCCTGA
- a CDS encoding PTS sugar transporter subunit IIA: MFGLFKKKKDKAHVLGAPAKGKAVSLKEVSDPTFSEGILGDGVAVIPSEGKIYAPADGTIGMVFDTLHAISLTTDFGAEVLIHVGLDTVQLKGEGFEGHVKAGDTVKKGDLLLTVDLEKVKAAGYDIITPVLICNTADYAAVTAQADKEVNAGDDVLTVEEK, encoded by the coding sequence ATGTTTGGACTTTTTAAGAAGAAAAAAGATAAAGCACATGTATTAGGAGCACCGGCAAAAGGGAAGGCAGTTTCTCTCAAAGAAGTCAGCGATCCGACATTCAGTGAGGGGATTCTGGGAGACGGAGTTGCGGTGATTCCATCAGAAGGCAAAATTTATGCGCCGGCAGACGGTACGATCGGAATGGTATTTGATACCCTTCATGCGATCAGTCTGACCACAGATTTTGGGGCAGAGGTTCTGATTCATGTGGGACTGGATACGGTACAGTTAAAAGGAGAGGGATTCGAAGGTCATGTAAAAGCCGGAGATACCGTGAAAAAGGGAGATCTGCTTTTGACAGTAGATCTTGAGAAGGTGAAAGCTGCAGGATATGATATCATCACACCGGTGCTGATCTGCAACACAGCAGATTATGCGGCTGTGACAGCTCAGGCAGACAAAGAGGTCAACGCCGGAGATGATGTTCTGACCGTAGAAGAAAAATAG
- the licT gene encoding BglG family transcription antiterminator LicT, whose protein sequence is MLIEKIINNNIVSAVDSKGREVVVMGRGLGFGMKPGRQIQENKIEKVFRIKSQTLAEQFKDLLADMPLEHVKVSSDIITYAKENLKLKLNQSIYVTLTDHINFAITRYQQGIKPQNALLWEIKRFYSREYELGMYAVKTIEEKLRIRLPEDEAGFIALHFLNAEYGTDIRDAVKFPNLVKKILEIVEEKLQIELDETSLHYERFVTHIKFLLQRVYRKELLPDEESELAELMQKKYQKEYDCSKMVAAYIEEETKCSLSGEEIMYLAIHIRRVTTAEE, encoded by the coding sequence ATGTTAATTGAAAAAATTATAAATAATAATATCGTGTCGGCTGTAGACAGCAAAGGAAGAGAAGTTGTTGTCATGGGACGCGGGCTTGGGTTTGGTATGAAGCCCGGCAGGCAGATTCAGGAGAACAAGATTGAGAAAGTGTTCCGGATCAAAAGTCAGACACTTGCAGAACAGTTTAAAGATCTTCTTGCAGACATGCCGCTTGAGCATGTAAAGGTATCCAGTGATATCATCACCTATGCGAAAGAAAATCTGAAGTTAAAGCTCAATCAGAGTATATATGTGACACTGACAGATCATATTAATTTCGCGATCACAAGATATCAGCAGGGGATTAAGCCGCAAAATGCATTGTTATGGGAGATTAAGAGGTTTTACTCGAGGGAATATGAATTGGGAATGTATGCGGTCAAGACGATTGAAGAAAAGCTGAGGATCCGGCTTCCGGAGGATGAGGCGGGATTTATCGCACTTCATTTCCTGAACGCAGAATATGGAACAGATATTCGGGATGCAGTGAAGTTTCCGAATCTGGTAAAAAAGATACTGGAAATTGTAGAAGAGAAGCTTCAGATTGAATTGGATGAAACATCTCTCCATTATGAGAGATTTGTAACACATATCAAGTTTTTGCTTCAGCGGGTCTACCGAAAAGAGCTTCTTCCGGATGAGGAGTCTGAACTGGCGGAGCTGATGCAGAAAAAATATCAGAAAGAATATGACTGCAGCAAGATGGTTGCTGCATATATTGAAGAAGAGACAAAATGCAGCCTGTCAGGAGAGGAGATCATGTATCTGGCGATCCACATCCGGAGAGTGACGACTGCGGAAGAATAA
- the nagE gene encoding N-acetylglucosamine-specific PTS transporter subunit IIBC yields MKFLQKLGKSLMLPVACLPICGILMGLGYWMCPATMQGGEINGIIQQIGFYLVKAGGALIDNMAILFAIGIGVGMADDNDGTAALSALASWLMITNLLSTANVSVIRTLSETSTLAFDKIANPFIGIIAGLIGSMCYNRFKNTQLPDWLSFFSGKRCVAIVSGVVSIIASVVLLFVWPVIFGALVALGEAIVSLDAVGAGIYAFFNRLLIPFGLHHALNNVFWFDTIGLGDLTHFWAGETSADVTWSLGMYMSGFFPCMMFGIPGAALAMVHTAKPAKKKVAIGLVASAAIAAFVCGVTEPFEFGFMFLAPVLYVIYALLYGIFVTITTLVGFRAGFSFSAGATDLLFSASLPAAQKTWMIIPLGIAAFIVFYVVFRFAIVKFNLKTPGREDDDVDETTVKLANNNFTEVAKIILEGVGGKENVASIDNCITRLRLEIKDYTKVDEKKIKSAGVAGVIRPGKTSVQVIIGTKVQFVADEFKKLCK; encoded by the coding sequence ATGAAATTTTTACAAAAATTAGGTAAATCCTTAATGCTCCCGGTAGCATGTCTGCCTATCTGTGGTATCCTGATGGGACTTGGATACTGGATGTGTCCGGCTACAATGCAGGGTGGAGAAATTAACGGTATCATTCAGCAGATTGGTTTTTATCTGGTAAAAGCAGGGGGAGCTTTGATCGATAATATGGCAATCCTGTTCGCGATCGGTATTGGTGTTGGTATGGCAGATGATAATGATGGTACAGCTGCTCTTTCTGCGCTGGCTTCCTGGCTGATGATCACAAACCTGCTTTCTACAGCAAACGTTTCTGTTATCAGAACTCTGTCAGAAACTTCTACATTAGCATTCGATAAAATCGCGAATCCATTTATTGGTATCATCGCAGGTCTGATTGGATCTATGTGCTACAACAGATTTAAAAATACACAGCTTCCTGACTGGCTGTCATTCTTCAGCGGTAAACGTTGTGTGGCAATCGTATCAGGTGTTGTATCTATCATTGCATCTGTTGTATTGCTGTTTGTATGGCCGGTTATCTTCGGAGCACTGGTTGCACTTGGAGAAGCAATCGTAAGCCTGGATGCTGTTGGAGCTGGTATTTATGCATTCTTCAACAGACTGCTCATCCCATTCGGTCTGCACCATGCACTGAACAACGTATTCTGGTTCGATACGATCGGCCTTGGAGATCTGACACACTTCTGGGCAGGCGAGACATCAGCAGATGTTACATGGAGCCTTGGTATGTACATGTCAGGATTCTTCCCATGTATGATGTTCGGTATTCCTGGTGCTGCGCTTGCTATGGTACATACAGCAAAACCTGCTAAGAAGAAAGTTGCTATCGGTCTTGTTGCTTCTGCAGCGATCGCAGCATTCGTATGTGGTGTTACAGAGCCATTCGAGTTCGGATTCATGTTCCTTGCTCCAGTTCTGTATGTAATCTACGCTTTACTGTATGGTATTTTCGTAACAATTACAACATTGGTTGGATTCCGCGCAGGATTCAGCTTCTCAGCAGGTGCGACAGACTTGTTATTCTCAGCATCCCTTCCGGCTGCTCAGAAAACATGGATGATCATTCCTCTTGGAATCGCAGCATTCATCGTATTCTACGTGGTGTTCCGCTTCGCAATCGTGAAGTTCAACTTAAAGACTCCGGGACGCGAGGATGATGATGTAGATGAGACAACAGTAAAACTTGCAAACAATAACTTCACAGAAGTTGCTAAAATTATTCTGGAGGGTGTCGGCGGAAAAGAAAACGTAGCATCCATCGACAACTGCATCACAAGACTTCGTCTTGAAATCAAAGATTACACAAAAGTAGATGAGAAGAAGATCAAATCTGCAGGTGTTGCAGGAGTAATCCGTCCTGGAAAAACATCCGTACAGGTTATCATCGGAACAAAAGTTCAGTTCGTAGCTGACGAGTTCAAAAAATTGTGTAAATAA
- a CDS encoding DUF5640 domain-containing protein has protein sequence MKKLAAVLILAAAITMTGCQGSKQEEKPAASKTEEVNQASDELKEKLGDGYILPSEAVTKVLAKKWDVVGTESVYDLKEDGTGTLDGKALTFECGFDEDDNITMGIKMDGEEKEQLYAIEDDTTGYGLKLKSLDGGKDMELFQSDIKRIDISDAQASGLLGTWKDDNENEYTFKKDGTVVIKGSSGKTKGTFGVVKDAEGILKLNLVMEGGSLEYEYTLSEDHTVLELCSPGTDTIHRWTKA, from the coding sequence ATGAAAAAATTAGCAGCAGTGCTGATCCTGGCAGCAGCGATCACGATGACCGGATGTCAGGGCAGCAAACAAGAGGAGAAGCCGGCAGCATCGAAAACAGAAGAAGTGAATCAGGCATCTGATGAACTGAAAGAAAAGCTTGGTGACGGCTATATTCTGCCGAGTGAGGCAGTGACAAAGGTTCTGGCAAAGAAATGGGATGTAGTCGGAACAGAATCGGTTTATGATCTGAAGGAGGATGGAACCGGGACACTGGACGGAAAAGCACTTACGTTTGAGTGTGGATTTGACGAAGATGACAATATTACAATGGGGATCAAGATGGACGGGGAAGAGAAAGAACAGCTGTATGCGATTGAGGATGATACGACAGGGTATGGTCTGAAGCTCAAGTCACTGGACGGAGGCAAGGATATGGAATTGTTTCAGTCGGACATCAAGCGTATTGATATATCAGATGCACAGGCATCCGGGCTTCTGGGAACCTGGAAAGATGACAATGAGAATGAATACACATTCAAAAAAGACGGAACTGTTGTGATCAAAGGATCCTCAGGAAAAACAAAGGGAACATTTGGCGTTGTCAAAGATGCAGAAGGTATTTTGAAACTGAATCTGGTCATGGAGGGCGGCAGTCTGGAATATGAGTATACATTAAGTGAAGATCATACGGTTCTGGAATTGTGCAGTCCGGGAACGGACACGATACACCGGTGGACAAAAGCATAG
- the tyrS gene encoding tyrosine--tRNA ligase produces MQIYDELKARGLIAQVTDEERISKLVNEGKATFYIGFDPTADSLHVGHFMALCLMKRLQMAGNRPIALIGGGTGYIGDPSGRTDMRSMMTPEQIQHNCDCFKEQMSKFIDFSEGKALMVNNADWLLDLNYVELLREVGAHFSVNRMLTAECYKQRMEKGLSFLEFNYMIMQAYDFYALYQKYGCNLQFGGDDQWSNMLAGTELIRRKLGEDASAMTITLLLNSEGKKMGKTQSGAVWLDPNKTSPFDFYQYWRNVADADVLKCIRMLTFLPLEEIDKMDSWEGAQLNTAKEILAFELTKLVHGEEEANKAQESARALFSQGNAAQMPTAELTEEDFEGNEIDILTLLLKSGLVPSKSEARRAVQQGGVAADGEKVADIHAVFTKDALSGEGIVLKKGKKNFRKVVVK; encoded by the coding sequence ATGCAGATTTATGACGAATTGAAAGCAAGAGGTCTGATCGCGCAGGTGACAGACGAGGAGAGAATCTCCAAACTGGTAAATGAAGGAAAGGCAACATTTTATATTGGATTTGATCCAACAGCAGATAGTCTTCATGTAGGACACTTTATGGCGCTTTGTCTGATGAAACGTCTGCAGATGGCAGGAAATAGACCGATCGCGCTGATCGGAGGCGGTACAGGATACATCGGAGATCCTTCCGGAAGAACGGATATGCGTTCTATGATGACACCGGAGCAGATTCAGCACAACTGTGACTGTTTTAAAGAACAGATGAGTAAATTTATTGATTTCTCTGAAGGAAAAGCCCTGATGGTAAACAATGCAGACTGGCTGCTGGATCTGAATTATGTAGAATTGCTTCGTGAAGTGGGTGCACATTTCAGTGTAAACCGTATGCTGACAGCAGAGTGTTACAAGCAGAGAATGGAGAAAGGATTAAGTTTCCTGGAATTTAACTACATGATCATGCAGGCGTACGATTTCTATGCACTGTACCAGAAATACGGATGTAACCTGCAGTTTGGCGGGGATGACCAGTGGAGCAACATGCTGGCAGGAACAGAACTGATCCGCCGGAAACTGGGAGAGGATGCAAGTGCGATGACGATCACATTGCTTCTGAACTCTGAAGGAAAGAAAATGGGAAAAACACAGTCCGGTGCGGTATGGCTTGATCCAAACAAGACTTCTCCGTTTGACTTCTATCAGTACTGGAGAAATGTGGCAGATGCAGATGTTCTGAAATGTATCCGTATGCTGACATTCCTTCCGTTGGAAGAGATTGACAAGATGGATTCATGGGAAGGTGCACAGCTTAACACCGCCAAAGAAATCCTTGCATTTGAACTGACAAAGCTGGTACATGGAGAAGAGGAAGCAAATAAGGCACAGGAGAGTGCAAGAGCATTGTTCAGCCAGGGAAATGCAGCACAGATGCCGACAGCAGAGCTGACAGAAGAAGATTTTGAAGGAAATGAGATTGATATTCTGACACTGCTCTTAAAGAGTGGTCTGGTTCCATCTAAATCTGAGGCGAGACGTGCAGTACAGCAGGGTGGAGTTGCAGCAGACGGAGAGAAAGTTGCAGACATTCATGCGGTATTTACAAAAGATGCACTGTCAGGAGAGGGTATCGTTCTGAAAAAAGGTAAGAAAAACTTCAGGAAGGTAGTTGTAAAATAA